From one Lycium barbarum isolate Lr01 chromosome 6, ASM1917538v2, whole genome shotgun sequence genomic stretch:
- the LOC132599407 gene encoding mitochondrial phosphate carrier protein 1, mitochondrial-like isoform X1 has product MFTCITSSSSSFHQRSPWYPLYGDHQIPASEILCYNQTLSSCYELTIPKKWFIWVNPLKYHGISSGLITIWREEGHCALWRGWSGKLFGYGVQGGLKFGLYEYFKRFYTELLVDQKRSVIFFLSSASAQVFADVALCPFEAIKVQVQTQPYFARGLTDGFRKMYMNEGLSGFYKGLFPLWGRNLPFSMIMFSTFEHSVDLMYRKVIQKRKEDCSRAQQLGVTCLSGYAAGSVGTVISNPADNIVSSLYNKKAETIRQAIKEIGFVNLFTRSLPVRLTLVGPVVTLQWFLYDTIKVLTGLPTSGGLLDIRRI; this is encoded by the exons ATGTTCACTTGCATCACATCATCTTCAAGCAGCTTCCACCAGAGAAGCCCATGGTATCCTCTCTATGGAGACCATCAAATCCCAGCTTCTGAGATACTGTGCTACAATCAAACACTTTCATCGTGCTATGAGCTGACAATTCCGAAGAAATGGTTCATATGG GTGAACCCTCTCAAATACCATGGCATTTCATCGGGGCTTATAACTATATGGAGAGAGGAAGGTCATTGTGCTCTTTGGAGAGGCTGGTCAGGGAAACTATTCGGATATGGAGTTCAAGGAGGACTTAAGTTTGGTCTTTATGAATACTTTAAAAGATTCTATACTGAATTGTTGGTTGATCAAAAAAGGAGTGTTATATTCTTCCTCAGCAGTGCATCAGCTCAAGTATTTGCTGATGTGGCGCTCTGTCCCTTTGAAGCTATCAAAGTTCAGGTCCAGACTCAGCCTTATTTTGCCAGGGGATTAACTGATGGATTTCGCAAGATGTACATGAATGAAGGCCTTTCAGG CTTTTACAAGGGACTCTTTCCACTTTGGGGGCGTAATCTTCCAT TTTCTATGATCATGTTTTCGACATTTGAGCACTCGGTAGATCTGATGTATCGGAAGGTCATACAAAAAAGGAAGGAAGATTGCTCAAGAGCCCAGCAACTTGGTGTGACATGCTTATCAGGCTATGCTGCTGGATCTGTTGGTACTGTAATATCTAATCCCGCTGACAATATTGTCTCATCTCTTTACAACAAAAAGGCTGAGACAATAAGACAG GCTATAAAGGAGATTGGATTTGTTAATTTGTTTACCAGAAGTCTTCCTGTTCGACTCACACTTGTGGGGCCTGTTGTGACTCTGCAATGGTTTCTCTATGATACAATTAAAGTGTTAACTGGACT GCCGACAAGTGGGGGCTTACTCGACATCAGAAGGATCTGA